From the Deinococcus gobiensis I-0 genome, the window CGGCGCGCCGCCCGTCCCCGCGATCCCCTCGCGCGCAGCCTGCACGACCTCGGCGCGCGCCTGGGCCTGCCCCAGCACCCCGGCGAGACCCCCACCGCCTACGCCGCGCGGGCGGGCGCGCAGTTCCCCGGGCTGGCGGCCGAGCTGCGCGCCGTGGCCGCCGAGTACAACCGCCTGCGCTACGGCCGCGCGGGCGCCGACCCGGCCGGGGTGCGGGCGCTGCGCGCGCGGGTACGGCAGGTGCGCCGGCCCCGCTGAGTCCCCCGGCCCGCTGCCCCCGACAACACGGGATTTGCTCCTATTGCGCGTTCCTGGCGGCGCTATCCTGCCGGGCATGACCGCCACACCCACCGCCCACCGCCTGCCCAGCGTGGGGGACACGCTGGGGCGCTACACCGTCGAGCGGACCGAAGCCCTGCCCGAGATGAGCGGCACGCTGGTCCTGCTGCGTCACGAGAACGGCGCCCGGCACGCCCACGTCGCCCGCGAGGACGACAACCTCGCCTTCGGGGTCACCTTCCCGACCGTCCCCAAGGACAGCACGGGCGTGGCGCACATCCTGGAGCACAACGTCCTGATGGGCAGCCGCAAGTACCCGGTGCCCGATCCCTTCTTCTCGATGCTGCCGCGCTCGCTGAACACCTTCATGAACGCCATGACGGCCAGCGACTGGACCACCTATCCCTTCAGCACGCGCAACGTGCAGGACTACGACAACCTGCTGTCGGTGTACCTCGACGCGACCTTCTTCCCGCTGCTGCGCTACGAGAGCTTCTTGCAGGACGGCCACCGCTTCGAGTTCGAGACGCCCGACGACCCGACCACCACCCTCAAGCTCCAGGGCGTCGTGTACAACGAGATGAAGGGCGCGATGGCCTCGGCGGGGTCGGTGATGTGGCGCTCGCTGGGGCAGGCGCTGTACCCGGACCTGACCTACGCCAACAACAGCGGCGGCTCGCCCGAGCACATCCCCGAGCTGACCTACGAGGGCCTGCGGGCCTTCCATGCCGCGCACTACCACCCCAGCAACGCGTACTTCTACAGCTACGGCAACCAGAGCCTGGAGCATGTGCTGGAGCGTGTCGAGGATCAGGTGATGTCGCAGTTCCCGGCCCAGACGCTGGACGTGAGCATCCCCGACCAGCCGGACTTCGGTGCCCCGCGCCGCATGGACGTGGTGTACCCCGGCACCGACACCGAGCGCGGCGCGCAGGCCCTCGTCGCCTGGAAGCTGGGGCGCAGCAGCGACCCCGACCTCAACCTGCGCTGGAGCGTGCTGAGCGACGTGCTGCTGGGCAACGCGGGCGCGCCGCTGACCCGGCCCCTGATCGACTCGGGCCTGGGTTCGGCGCTGGCCGACTTCTCGGGCTACCGCGACTCCTTCCGCGAGGGGGCCTTCGCGGTGGGCCTCAAAGGCCTGAGTGCGGGTAAGGCCGACGAGGTCGAGGCGCTGGTGCTCGCCACCCTGCGCCAGATCGCGGACGCGGGCCTGGACCCGGCCCTGATCGAGAGCAGCCTGCACCAGTTCGAGATCGCGCAGAAGGAGGTCAGCAACAGCGGCTACCCCTACGGCCTCCAGGTCATGTTCCGGCTGCTGGGGCCGTGGCTCTACGGCGGCGATCCAGTGACCGGCCTGCGTCTGGACACCGAACTGGACCACCTGCGCGCCGATCTGGCGGGCGGCGCGCGCGTCTTCGAGACGATGATCGGGGAAGGGCTGCTGGACAACCCCCACCGCGTGACCCTGAACGTGACCCCCGACCCCGAGCTGGCCGCCCGCACCGAGCAGAGCGAGCGTGAGCTGGTCGGGCGCCTGAGCGCCGACTTCACCGACGAGGACCGCGCCCGCATCGTGCGCGAGAGCCTGCAACTCCAGTCGCTCCAGGGGCAGGAGAGCGACCCCAACGTGCTGCCCACGCTGACGCTGGCCGACGTGCCCGCCGGGGTGGCGCGGCCCGAGTACGCCACCGAGCAGGCCGGGCGCGCGCTGGTGGGCCGGGTGCCGCAGCCGACCGGCGGGCTGGACTACCTCGACGTGCAGGTGCGCCTGCCCGAGCTGGGAGAGCTGCTCGACGTGCTGCCGCTGTACGCCTACGCGGTCACGCGCAGCGGCGCGGCCGGGCAGGACTACGTGGCCCTGGCCCGCCGCGCCGAGGCGGTCACCGGCGGCGTCAGCGCGAGCGCGGCGGTGGGCACGGCCCCGGACGATCTGGGCCGGGTGCGCCTCGCCCTGTCCTTCAGCGGCAAGGCGCTGGCCCGCAACGGCGGCGACCTCGTCTCGCTGCTGCGCGACGTGATCGCCCAGCCCGAGTTCACGCGCGAGCGGCTGCGCCAGCTGCTCGAACAGCGCCTCGCGGGCCTCAAGGCCAGCGTGGTGGGGTCGGGCAACGCCTACGCCGACCGTCTCGCCTCGGCGCAGGTCAGCCTCTCGGCCGCGACCGACGAGCGCCTGGGCGGCCTGAGCCTGCTGGCGAACCTGAAGGCCATCGTCGAGGGCGGCGAGGGCCAGCCCGAAGCGCTCGACGACCGCCTGGACGCCCTGCTGGCGCGCTTCGCCGAACTGCACGCCCTGATCCTGCGCGGCCAGCCGCTGCTGTGCCTGACCGCGCTGCCCGGCGACCTGGACCTGGACCTCACGTCCATCACCGGGCTGTTCACGGGGGACACGGCGGTCGGCGTGCCCACGCCCCCCCGGCCCGCGCGCACGCCGCAGGCCCGCCTGACCGACTCGCCGGTCGCTTTCAACGCGCTAGCCTACCCCACCGTGCCCTACACCCATACGGACAGCCCCGCGCTGCTGGTGCTCTCGCGCCTGCTGCGCGGCGAGTACCTGCTGCCCGAGATCCGCGAGAAGGGCGGGGCCTACGGCGCGGCGGCGGGCTTCGACACCCGCGCGGGCGTGTTCAGCTTCTCGAGCTACCGCGACCCGCACGTGCGGCGCACCTACGAGGTCTTCCAGAACGTGCAGGCCTTCCTGGCGGGCGACCTGGGCGAGCGCGAGCTGACCGAGGCCATCCTGTCGGCCAGCAAGCTCCTGGATCCCCTGACCAGCCCCGACACGGTGGGCCGCCTGCGCTTTTTCGGCGACCAGGGCGGCTACACCCCCGAGGTGCAGGAGGCCTACAAGGCCCGGCTGCTGGCCGTGACCCTGGACGACCTGCGCCGAGTGGCCGCCACCTACCTGACCCCCGAGCGCGCCGCCTACGCCCTGGTGGCGGGCAAGGACCCCAACGCCGACGTGCAGGAGCTGGGCCTGGAGTTCGAAGTCACGAAGATCTGACCTAAACGCCCCTTGCAGAAGGCCCCCGACGCGCTGCCGGGGGCCTTCTTTTTGGGGAACATCCCAGCGGTTTTCAGGTGCTCGCTCCGCTCGATTCAGAGGGACCAAGGGCAACCCCTGGTCCCTCTGAATTCTGTTCTCAGTCGTGCGCGGCGACGGTGCCGTCCACGCCCGAGCCGGTGTAGGCCCGGAACTGCATCTCCTCGAAGCGGCGCTCGTCCTCGCCCTCGTTGCGGCGCGCGGCCCCGACCATCGTGCCCAGCACCGCGAACAGGAAGCCGGCGGGGATGCTGACGATGCCGGGGTTTTCCAGCGGGAAGATGGGCGCGGCCTGCACGACGTGGCGGCCGGTGGTCTTTTCGGGCGGGTCGATACCCCGGATGTTGGGGCTCACCGCGATGAGGGCCAGGCAGGTCAGGATGCCGCCCACGATGCCCCAGATGGCCCCGGTCGCGTTGAACTTCTTCCAGAACAGCGTGAACAGGATCACCGGCAGGTTGGCCGAGGCGGCGATGGCGAAGGCCAGCGCGACCAGGAAGGCCACGTTCTGGTTCTTGGCGAGCAGGCCCAGCCCGATGGCGACCAGCCCGACCGCGACCGTGGCGAGCCGCGCCACCTTGAACTGCTCGGCCTCGCCGACCTGCCCGCCGCGCAGCACACCGTTGTAGATGTCGTGCGTGAAGCTGGTGCTCGCGCTGATGGTCAGGCCCGCGACGACTGCCAGGATCGTGGCGAAGGCCACCGCCGTCACGAAGGCCAGCCCGAACTCGCCGCCCACCGTGCCCGCGCCGCCGAAGAGCGCCTGCGCCAGCAGCGGGGCCGCCATGTTGCCCGCCGCGTTGGCGGCGACGATGGCGTCGCGGCCCAGCAGCACGTTCGCCGCGTTGCCCATGAAGGCGGTCATGACATAGAAGGCCCCGATGAGGACCATCGCCCACACCACGCTCTTGCGGGCGTCCTGGGCGGTGGGCACGGTGTAGAAGCGCACCAGGATGTGCGGCAGCCCGGCGGTGCCCAGCACGAGGGCCATGCACAGCGAGATCAGGTCGATGGGGTTCTTGTACTTCACGCCCGCGCCCAGGAACTCCGCGCCGCTCCGGGCCTCGACCTGCCCCAGCAGGTTGCTGAACGAAAAGCCGAAGCGGCTCAGGATCAGGAAGGTCATGACGATGGTGGCGAACATCAGGAGCACGGCCTTGACGATCTGTACCCAGGTCGTGGCGAGCATGCCGCCCACGACCACGTAGACGATCATCAGGATGCCCACGAGCGGAATCGCCAGTTCGGGGCGCAGCACGCCGCCCGAGAGCAGCGAGATCAGGCTGCCGGCGCCGACCACCTGCGCGATCATGTAGAAGGTGCTCACGACGATGGTGCTGACGGCCGCGTACATCCGCACGCGCGGGTCGCGCAGGCGGTAGACGAGCATGTCGGCCAGGGTGTACTTGCCCAGGTTGCGCAGCGGCTCGGCCACGATGAACAGCACCGTCAGGTAGGCGATGAACCAGCCCACCGAGTACATGAAGCCGTCGTAGCCGTTCAGGGCGATCAATCCGGTGATGCCCAGGAAGGACGCCGCCGACATGTAGTCCCCGGCGATGGCGATGCCGTTCTGCGTCGCGCTGATCTTGCCCCCGGCCACATAGAAGTCGCTGGCGCTCGTGTTGCGCCGCGAGGCCCAGAAGGTGATGCCCAGCGTCAGGGCCACGATGAGGGCCGCCAGCAGCAGGGTCACGCCGCGCCCCCCAGGCCCCGCGCCTCACGCGCCAGGCGGTCGAAGGTGCGGGCCTTGACCACGTACACGGCCGCCAGCACCCAGCCCATCGCGAACTCGGCGAAGGCCAGCACATAGCCGAAAGTCACGTTGCCGAAGACCTTGGTCGCCATCAGCGGCTTGTTGTAGCCGGCCAGCAGCGGCAGCAGGAAATACAGCACCAGAAAGAGAAGGGTCATCGTCACCGTGAAGCGGTTGCGCTCCGCGACGAGTTGCGCGAAGGCCGCATTCCGGGAAGACGGCGGCGCGGCGGACGGATGGGTCACGGTCATCTGAACCTCCAGCAGCGGTATGGGGGCGGGAACGGACTTCGCGGCCTCCTGAACGGGTTGTGAGAACAGGTCCAGCGTAGGGGCCTGTTGTGAAGATTTCAATAGACCCGGTTCAGACTGACTGGCTTGCAGGTAGGAAGGGGGACGCTGCGGAGCGCGCCGGTGAAGGGAAGGCAAATGCGAGTCAGGCCTCCCGGCCGCGCGGCCCAGCCGCTATGGTTGAGGCGTGTTGACGGATCAGTTGGGGCGGCCCCTGCGGGATTTGCGGATCAGCGTGACCGACCGCTGCAACCTGCGCTGCACCTACTGCATGCCGGCCGAGGTATTCGGGGCCGACTACGCCTTCTTGCCCCGCGCCGAACTGCTGAGCTTCGAGGAGATCGAGCGTCTGGCGCGCGCCTTCGTGGAGCTGGGCGTGCGCAAGCTGCGCCTGACCGGCGGCGAGCCGACCCTGCGGCGCGACCTGCCCGACCTCGTGGCGCGCCTGGCCCGCATTGGGGGCGTGCAGGACATCGCCATGACCACCAACGGCCTCCTGCTGCCGCGCTTCGCCGCCGACCTGAAGGCGGCGGGCCTGGACCGCGTGACGGTCAGCATCGACAGCCTCGACCCGGAGGTCTTCGGGCGCATGAACGGGCTGGGTCAGCACCCGCAGAAGGTGGTAGACGGCATCGAGGCGGCGCTCGCGGCGGGGCTGGGGGTCAAGATCAATACGGTGGTGCAGCGCGGCGTGAACGACGACGGCCTGCGCGAGCTGTGGCTGGCGCTGCGGGACCTCGCGCCGCTGCGGTTCATCGAGTTCATGGACGTGGGCAACCACAACGGCTGGAACATGGACAGCGTGGTGCCCTCGGGCGAGGTGCTCGCGCGCCTGGGCGGCGAGGCGGGGGCGGCGGCCTTCGCGCCGCGCGCGGCCAGCTACCGGGGCGAGGTCGCGGCCCGCCATGTCGACGCGGCCGGGCACGAGGTCGGCCTGATCTCGTCGGTCACGGCGCCCTTCTGCGGCGACTGCTCGCGGGCCCGGCTCTCGGCGGTGGGCGTGCTCTACACCTGTCTGTTCGCGGGAAGCGGCACCGACCTGCGCGCCCCGCTGCGCGCCGGAGCCTCCGACGCCGAACTGCGCGAACAGGTGGCCGGGGTGTGGGCCGCGCGGCGCGACCGCTACAGCGAGGAGCGCGGCGAGATCACCCGGGCGGGCACGCGGGCCAAGGTCGAGATGTCGCATATCGGCGGCTAGGGGCCTGTCCTCACCGCCCCCGTCCGGCGTCCTGTGGGCGCGGCGCGGCGCCAAAGTTGTTCCTGACCCCGTGACGGCCAGGGGCCCGAGCTTGTGTACTCTTCACACTATCTTTAGACTGAGCGGAAGCGCCGCCTGCCAGCGGATTGCCCGGAGGGATGCATGGCGAAGTACCCGCTCATCAAGACCACTCTGAAAGACCGCCTGCTCGGGGGTCACTATGCCGAAGGGCTGCCGCTGCCCAGCGAGCCGCAGCTCGCCCGCGAATTCGAGGTCTCGCGCATGACGGCGCGGCGCGCCATCGACGAACTGGAACGCGAAGGGTACGTGTACCGCGTGCAGGGGGCCGGAACCTTTCCGACCGGCAAACGCTTCCGGCAGGGCATGTTCCGCGTGCGGCCCTTCAAGGAATGGGCGCGCCACCCCGACCACCGCACCACCGTGCTGCGCGCCATGCAGATCGAGGCGACGCCCGAGATCGCCATCGTCCTGCAGATCCAGCCCGGCGACCCGGTGGTGTTCGTGCACCGCCTGCGCATGGCGGGCGACGAGGCCCTGGTCATCGAGAAGCGCTACATCAACGCCTCGCTCGTGC encodes:
- a CDS encoding DUF485 domain-containing protein, which produces MTVTHPSAAPPSSRNAAFAQLVAERNRFTVTMTLLFLVLYFLLPLLAGYNKPLMATKVFGNVTFGYVLAFAEFAMGWVLAAVYVVKARTFDRLAREARGLGGAA
- the moaA gene encoding GTP 3',8-cyclase MoaA gives rise to the protein MLTDQLGRPLRDLRISVTDRCNLRCTYCMPAEVFGADYAFLPRAELLSFEEIERLARAFVELGVRKLRLTGGEPTLRRDLPDLVARLARIGGVQDIAMTTNGLLLPRFAADLKAAGLDRVTVSIDSLDPEVFGRMNGLGQHPQKVVDGIEAALAAGLGVKINTVVQRGVNDDGLRELWLALRDLAPLRFIEFMDVGNHNGWNMDSVVPSGEVLARLGGEAGAAAFAPRAASYRGEVAARHVDAAGHEVGLISSVTAPFCGDCSRARLSAVGVLYTCLFAGSGTDLRAPLRAGASDAELREQVAGVWAARRDRYSEERGEITRAGTRAKVEMSHIGG
- a CDS encoding insulinase family protein, translating into MTATPTAHRLPSVGDTLGRYTVERTEALPEMSGTLVLLRHENGARHAHVAREDDNLAFGVTFPTVPKDSTGVAHILEHNVLMGSRKYPVPDPFFSMLPRSLNTFMNAMTASDWTTYPFSTRNVQDYDNLLSVYLDATFFPLLRYESFLQDGHRFEFETPDDPTTTLKLQGVVYNEMKGAMASAGSVMWRSLGQALYPDLTYANNSGGSPEHIPELTYEGLRAFHAAHYHPSNAYFYSYGNQSLEHVLERVEDQVMSQFPAQTLDVSIPDQPDFGAPRRMDVVYPGTDTERGAQALVAWKLGRSSDPDLNLRWSVLSDVLLGNAGAPLTRPLIDSGLGSALADFSGYRDSFREGAFAVGLKGLSAGKADEVEALVLATLRQIADAGLDPALIESSLHQFEIAQKEVSNSGYPYGLQVMFRLLGPWLYGGDPVTGLRLDTELDHLRADLAGGARVFETMIGEGLLDNPHRVTLNVTPDPELAARTEQSERELVGRLSADFTDEDRARIVRESLQLQSLQGQESDPNVLPTLTLADVPAGVARPEYATEQAGRALVGRVPQPTGGLDYLDVQVRLPELGELLDVLPLYAYAVTRSGAAGQDYVALARRAEAVTGGVSASAAVGTAPDDLGRVRLALSFSGKALARNGGDLVSLLRDVIAQPEFTRERLRQLLEQRLAGLKASVVGSGNAYADRLASAQVSLSAATDERLGGLSLLANLKAIVEGGEGQPEALDDRLDALLARFAELHALILRGQPLLCLTALPGDLDLDLTSITGLFTGDTAVGVPTPPRPARTPQARLTDSPVAFNALAYPTVPYTHTDSPALLVLSRLLRGEYLLPEIREKGGAYGAAAGFDTRAGVFSFSSYRDPHVRRTYEVFQNVQAFLAGDLGERELTEAILSASKLLDPLTSPDTVGRLRFFGDQGGYTPEVQEAYKARLLAVTLDDLRRVAATYLTPERAAYALVAGKDPNADVQELGLEFEVTKI
- a CDS encoding cation acetate symporter, with the protein product MTLLLAALIVALTLGITFWASRRNTSASDFYVAGGKISATQNGIAIAGDYMSAASFLGITGLIALNGYDGFMYSVGWFIAYLTVLFIVAEPLRNLGKYTLADMLVYRLRDPRVRMYAAVSTIVVSTFYMIAQVVGAGSLISLLSGGVLRPELAIPLVGILMIVYVVVGGMLATTWVQIVKAVLLMFATIVMTFLILSRFGFSFSNLLGQVEARSGAEFLGAGVKYKNPIDLISLCMALVLGTAGLPHILVRFYTVPTAQDARKSVVWAMVLIGAFYVMTAFMGNAANVLLGRDAIVAANAAGNMAAPLLAQALFGGAGTVGGEFGLAFVTAVAFATILAVVAGLTISASTSFTHDIYNGVLRGGQVGEAEQFKVARLATVAVGLVAIGLGLLAKNQNVAFLVALAFAIAASANLPVILFTLFWKKFNATGAIWGIVGGILTCLALIAVSPNIRGIDPPEKTTGRHVVQAAPIFPLENPGIVSIPAGFLFAVLGTMVGAARRNEGEDERRFEEMQFRAYTGSGVDGTVAAHD
- a CDS encoding GntR family transcriptional regulator; its protein translation is MAKYPLIKTTLKDRLLGGHYAEGLPLPSEPQLAREFEVSRMTARRAIDELEREGYVYRVQGAGTFPTGKRFRQGMFRVRPFKEWARHPDHRTTVLRAMQIEATPEIAIVLQIQPGDPVVFVHRLRMAGDEALVIEKRYINASLVPGLLDYNLGVESIHETMISMGVPLQRVEQNLEAVNLRQEEADLLRVPLGTAAFLLRRTTYSGPKRASYVNYWVRGDRYAFQDSFEP